The Cucumis melo cultivar AY chromosome 9, USDA_Cmelo_AY_1.0, whole genome shotgun sequence genome includes the window GGAAATGTTTATGTACTGGAACTTAACAGACATTACATCAGTGTATCAGAATGCATACCTGATCTGCGCCACATAAAAAGATGGTATTGGCACCAGTCAGTCAAGAAACTAAGAATAACTACACCAGTCAAGAAAGTATTGAACAAGTCTTTACTTGTGGTTTTAATGAGTATTGTCAAAACAGGTTACCTTAATCTTCCTTCATACCAAATGATCATCAAGCGAAAATTCGTTTCTACACCAACAAACCACCAAAGTACTTATTTCTCAGAACATTTGAACTTCACCATTAGCTCATCATACATAGATTCCTTTCTAACTTCAAAAAGGCTATGTTTTAGTTTGGCCAAAGTTGAGTTTTTCAACTTGATCGGTCTATCCATCATCTCGTGAGCATATTTGACAGCTTCTGGCAACCTCTTCTGATCTTGGAGCCATACAATCAAGAAATTACCAGTCTCTTCAAGATCTGAATCATAGTTTTTAAGCATGCATTTCCATACTTTTAAGGCTCCGTTTGGATCTTGACTTTCAATGTAAATCCTGATTGCAGCAGTACAATTAGCATGACTTGGAATAAACTCATTTTTTATCATTTCATCAAGGATAGCTGAAGCATCCCTTAACTTTCTTCCCTTTAATAAGAACTGAAATAACAAATTGTAAGTTTCCGCATTTGGGAATGCCCCATAACATATCATCTCATCTAACAGCCTTCTTGCTTcatcagtatcattttgatgaCAACAAAGAGCTATCATTGAATTGAACATATATGTATCAGGCTGAAAATTAATACACTGTATGATTTCATTCCAAAGATACTTCCCCGCTTTGATGTCGCCACACTTTACGCACTCATCAAGCGCAAGCTTGAAAAATTTAAATCCTGGATAGCACATCTTATCCTTTAATCTTTCGAAGGTCACTAATGCCCGTTGTAGCCCATTGGGATCCCTCAACAATACACACAAAAAAGAATTATAGGCAGGGGTATTGGTGGGATCCCAACCAATCTCCTCAATCATCTCTCCAAAAGTTTGCTTGGCACAGACTGTATTTCCTTCACTTTCCCACCCTTCTAATACAATGGCATAAGAATCAGGGTCAGGCCTAATTTTTCGCTTAGCTATTTGCAAAAACTCATCTGCATCCTTAGTGTTTCCATCCCTACAAATAGCACTTAGAAGGGAATTCAATGCAACTACATCGTGAGGACAACCATAAGTATCCATAACCTCAAAAGCCATAATGGCATCCTTAACACGATTAGCAACAACATAACTACTGAACACAGAAGCAAAAGTGGCCAAAGAAAGCAACCCTTCTGACTTCATGGACTTAATAGCATCCCACATTGGGtcgaaatataaattcttaccCAACATGTCGATGATCAAATTCCAAGCATAGGGGCTGTGTTGGTCGTTGAGTTTGCGGCCGGACCACCGGA containing:
- the LOC103499319 gene encoding pentatricopeptide repeat-containing protein At1g77360, mitochondrial-like, translated to MGETNKRRLSDHTHQRSKKHLPSSSPSSATPSPIPSNSLSHQTHFHNPSPQPPHKNSTPHFLSYLDFPNLPFKIKLMCEIIANSPSLNVEKALEDTGIHVTQEDVEEVLKLSYSFPGSSVKFFRWSGRKLNDQHSPYAWNLIIDMLGKNLYFDPMWDAIKSMKSEGLLSLATFASVFSSYVVANRVKDAIMAFEVMDTYGCPHDVVALNSLLSAICRDGNTKDADEFLQIAKRKIRPDPDSYAIVLEGWESEGNTVCAKQTFGEMIEEIGWDPTNTPAYNSFLCVLLRDPNGLQRALVTFERLKDKMCYPGFKFFKLALDECVKCGDIKAGKYLWNEIIQCINFQPDTYMFNSMIALCCHQNDTDEARRLLDEMICYGAFPNAETYNLLFQFLLKGRKLRDASAILDEMIKNEFIPSHANCTAAIRIYIESQDPNGALKVWKCMLKNYDSDLEETGNFLIVWLQDQKRLPEAVKYAHEMMDRPIKLKNSTLAKLKHSLFEVRKESMYDELMVKFKCSEK